A single genomic interval of Phocoenobacter uteri harbors:
- a CDS encoding HlyD family secretion protein — MSEKMNENTKKKLKPILGLVIVAIVILVIICGYLKVSEPEPVILQGQMEAKEVNIASKISGRIDEIYVQEGDKITKGTPILHFDSPEITAKVAQAEAVKDAASAIAKKAETGAREQEKQMAFEQMQRAKAGFDVAKKTWHRIRTLAKEGLLSQQKADEVKAKYISAEKLYDIAKAQYEMAQEGARKEDIVAAKAKARQGQAVFDEAMVAEDAVQLKSPVSGEIAEVIPSVGEIVSKGVPVVTVVNLQDQRLELNVREDYLKYFAIDQTFEGVIPALDNLKVTFKVYASSVLPDFATWRPTRTDEGFDMRTFLVKSHPENVIEGMRPGMSVLVELPQND; from the coding sequence ATGTCTGAGAAAATGAATGAAAATACCAAGAAAAAGCTTAAACCTATTTTAGGATTAGTGATTGTCGCTATTGTAATCCTTGTGATTATTTGTGGCTATTTGAAGGTGTCTGAGCCTGAACCTGTGATATTACAGGGGCAAATGGAAGCCAAAGAAGTGAATATTGCGAGTAAGATTTCAGGACGTATTGATGAAATTTATGTGCAAGAAGGCGATAAGATTACCAAAGGTACACCGATTTTACATTTTGATAGCCCTGAAATTACCGCCAAAGTTGCTCAAGCTGAAGCCGTAAAAGATGCAGCAAGTGCGATTGCGAAAAAAGCAGAAACGGGGGCGAGAGAACAAGAAAAACAAATGGCATTTGAACAGATGCAACGAGCCAAAGCGGGTTTTGATGTAGCGAAGAAAACGTGGCATCGTATTCGTACTTTAGCCAAAGAGGGCTTATTAAGTCAGCAAAAAGCCGATGAAGTGAAAGCTAAATATATCAGCGCTGAAAAATTATATGACATTGCAAAAGCACAGTATGAAATGGCTCAGGAAGGGGCGAGAAAAGAAGATATTGTGGCGGCAAAAGCCAAAGCTCGTCAAGGACAAGCGGTGTTTGATGAAGCAATGGTTGCTGAAGATGCAGTGCAATTAAAAAGCCCTGTGAGTGGTGAAATCGCTGAAGTGATCCCAAGTGTCGGCGAGATTGTTTCCAAAGGTGTACCTGTGGTGACGGTGGTGAATTTACAAGATCAACGCTTAGAATTAAATGTGCGTGAAGATTATTTAAAATATTTTGCGATCGACCAAACTTTTGAAGGGGTTATTCCTGCATTAGATAATTTAAAAGTGACATTCAAAGTTTATGCAAGTTCGGTATTACCTGATTTTGCGACGTGGAGACCAACGCGTACCGATGAAGGTTTTGATATGCGTACTTTCTTAGTTAAATCACACCCAGAAAACGTGATTGAAGGAATGCGACCAGGTATGAGCGTATTAGTTGAATTACCACAAAATGATTGA
- a CDS encoding TolC family protein: MFRDYKMRIELLFTMFMLVGCQSQHLATSSVPNVPNESENIPTNFNTQVEKNTSFDRAKPVSFQQAMDYVLHHSDKLSAAQAGWKASQLQADALDLHQPVVMLGSMAGRYNVETDISTAHLRERLQGYGTALASQVGGVAQQFPQLAPLLQKGLGSIAQLPSQIPSDIHLQKRDNFSRANVTALLPLYTGGRIDAIQEFAQGRADADATKIATTEEELLKTLITRYFQVQLAERAVNVREIALRSVKGHNHLAKRMFELGVISKIQRLQATAALSDAEFQLDKAKDNLRLAQRALNSLLQTKDVKVATKLFVKNEKLLPLNAFQAKAQAYYPIFTQIKAKRKQAKAMEKLSDAAWKPNVAAFGGYQLGKDHNWVVGVNANWTLHRSVDRSKMQQAAQMTLTQIDAIERQVKQDINLLVEKNWLVVDDLRLRYQALEKEETLAQQVLKLHEAGFKEGINTVIELNDAQAKLVKVQTEQASVAYEYVMALAELLASTGNLQSFANYIPTDLMN; this comes from the coding sequence ATGTTTAGAGATTATAAAATGAGAATTGAATTATTATTCACGATGTTTATGTTGGTTGGCTGCCAGTCTCAGCATTTAGCTACTTCATCAGTTCCGAATGTTCCCAATGAGTCTGAGAATATTCCGACTAACTTTAATACGCAAGTAGAAAAAAACACGTCATTTGATCGTGCAAAACCTGTTTCTTTTCAGCAGGCAATGGATTATGTTTTACATCATTCTGATAAGCTTTCTGCTGCTCAGGCAGGCTGGAAAGCAAGTCAACTACAAGCTGATGCCCTTGATTTACATCAACCTGTTGTTATGCTGGGCAGTATGGCTGGGCGTTATAATGTGGAAACGGATATCAGTACTGCACATTTACGTGAACGTTTACAAGGTTATGGTACTGCATTAGCAAGTCAAGTTGGTGGTGTTGCACAGCAATTTCCACAGCTTGCACCATTATTACAAAAAGGGCTTGGCAGTATTGCTCAACTTCCTTCCCAGATTCCATCTGATATTCACTTGCAAAAACGAGATAATTTTTCACGAGCAAATGTAACCGCATTATTACCCCTTTATACGGGTGGACGCATTGATGCCATTCAAGAATTTGCTCAAGGGCGAGCAGATGCAGATGCGACAAAAATTGCGACCACAGAAGAAGAATTACTCAAAACCTTGATTACGCGTTATTTTCAAGTGCAGTTAGCGGAACGAGCGGTTAACGTGCGAGAAATCGCATTAAGATCTGTCAAAGGGCATAATCATTTAGCGAAACGTATGTTTGAATTGGGTGTGATTTCTAAGATTCAACGTTTACAAGCAACAGCGGCATTATCTGACGCAGAGTTTCAGTTAGATAAAGCAAAGGATAATTTGCGTCTTGCCCAACGAGCCTTAAATTCATTATTACAAACAAAGGATGTCAAAGTTGCGACAAAATTATTTGTAAAAAATGAAAAATTATTACCGCTTAATGCGTTCCAAGCGAAAGCCCAAGCGTATTATCCTATCTTTACTCAAATTAAAGCGAAAAGAAAACAAGCCAAAGCGATGGAAAAATTAAGTGATGCCGCGTGGAAACCAAATGTGGCGGCTTTTGGCGGTTATCAGCTGGGTAAAGACCATAATTGGGTTGTGGGTGTCAATGCAAATTGGACATTGCATCGTTCGGTAGATAGATCCAAAATGCAACAAGCTGCTCAAATGACATTAACGCAAATTGATGCGATAGAGCGTCAAGTGAAGCAAGACATCAATTTGTTAGTCGAAAAAAACTGGTTAGTGGTTGATGATTTGAGATTGCGTTATCAAGCCCTTGAAAAAGAAGAAACCTTAGCTCAACAAGTGTTAAAACTACACGAAGCTGGATTTAAAGAGGGTATCAATACGGTTATTGAGCTTAATGATGCCCAAGCAAAATTGGTTAAGGTACAAACGGAGCAAGCGAGTGTAGCGTATGAATATGTGATGGCTCTCGCTGAATTATTGGCTTCTACTGGAAATCTTCAAAGCTTTGCGAATTATATTCCTACAGATTTAATGAATTAG
- a CDS encoding Lrp/AsnC family transcriptional regulator encodes MYELNKIDKQILRELQKDASISITELAEKVNLTTTPCWRRIHRLEELGIIRNRIVSIDADKVDLGFIGFVQIKTSNHSAQWYHQFSKTIIDYPEVMAFYRMAGEYDYLMQVRVKDMHAFDIFYKKLVREVEGLTDVTSTFAMEELKYTHELPI; translated from the coding sequence ATGTATGAATTAAATAAAATAGATAAACAAATTTTGAGAGAATTGCAAAAAGATGCGTCAATTTCTATTACGGAATTAGCAGAAAAAGTAAATTTAACCACGACACCTTGCTGGCGACGTATTCATCGCCTTGAAGAGTTGGGGATTATCCGTAATCGGATTGTGTCGATTGATGCCGATAAAGTCGATCTTGGGTTCATTGGATTTGTTCAGATCAAAACGAGTAATCATTCTGCTCAATGGTATCATCAATTTTCTAAAACAATAATTGATTATCCTGAAGTGATGGCGTTTTATCGTATGGCAGGGGAATATGATTATTTAATGCAAGTACGAGTAAAAGATATGCACGCCTTTGATATTTTCTACAAAAAATTGGTGAGAGAAGTGGAGGGGCTAACCGATGTTACTTCAACTTTTGCAATGGAAGAATTGAAATACACTCACGAGCTACCTATTTAG
- a CDS encoding trans-sulfuration enzyme family protein, with product MKFGTKTLHGYNMLAPDTGASSISICQASTFHQKDINNLQKYIYSRFGNPTREALEEAIASLEEGKYGVAFASGVAAISAVLLMFSKGDHIVMCKDVYGGTFQLVSETLPRFGIEVTFVDETNLEEWESAIQPNTKAFYIETPSNPTLKITDIQGVVEIAKRHNILTAIDNTFMTPQYQKPLTLGVDIVIQSATKFLNGHSDVILGAVIVNDETLFERLHKQQVMLGGLPGIEECWLVMRGLKTMAIRMEKSTNSALKIAQLLEKHPKINKVYYPGLESHQGYEIHKKQATSGGAVLSFDLGNAENVKKFADALKYPIIAVSLGGVESILSYPIKMSHASVPEEERLKQGITEGLVRLSVGIEDTDDLINDIQNALNNI from the coding sequence ATGAAATTTGGAACAAAAACATTACACGGCTACAATATGCTTGCACCCGATACAGGGGCTTCATCTATTTCAATCTGCCAAGCCTCAACCTTTCATCAAAAAGATATCAATAATCTACAAAAATATATTTATTCACGATTCGGCAACCCAACACGCGAGGCATTAGAAGAAGCAATTGCAAGCCTTGAAGAAGGAAAATACGGTGTTGCTTTTGCCTCAGGAGTGGCTGCCATTTCTGCTGTTTTATTGATGTTTTCAAAGGGCGACCACATTGTAATGTGTAAAGATGTGTACGGTGGCACATTCCAATTAGTCAGCGAAACACTGCCTCGTTTTGGTATTGAAGTTACGTTCGTTGATGAAACCAATTTAGAGGAATGGGAAAGTGCCATTCAACCAAACACCAAAGCGTTTTATATAGAAACACCATCAAATCCGACCTTAAAAATCACAGATATTCAAGGCGTGGTAGAAATTGCAAAAAGACACAATATTCTGACCGCTATCGATAACACATTTATGACCCCACAATATCAAAAACCTCTAACATTAGGCGTAGATATTGTGATTCAAAGTGCAACAAAATTCTTAAACGGGCACAGTGATGTTATTTTAGGTGCAGTTATTGTAAACGATGAAACACTCTTTGAAAGACTCCATAAACAGCAAGTAATGCTAGGTGGATTACCAGGTATCGAAGAATGCTGGCTAGTTATGCGTGGTTTAAAAACAATGGCTATCCGAATGGAAAAAAGCACCAACTCCGCATTAAAAATTGCTCAATTATTAGAAAAACACCCTAAAATCAATAAAGTTTATTATCCAGGTTTAGAAAGTCATCAAGGCTATGAAATCCATAAAAAACAAGCAACTAGCGGAGGAGCAGTACTTTCATTTGATTTAGGTAATGCCGAAAATGTCAAAAAATTTGCTGACGCTTTAAAATATCCTATCATCGCAGTGAGTCTTGGTGGTGTAGAGTCTATTCTCTCTTACCCCATAAAAATGTCTCATGCTAGCGTACCAGAAGAAGAACGATTAAAACAAGGAATCACAGAGGGATTGGTTAGATTATCGGTGGGTATTGAAGACACAGACGATCTCATCAATGATATCCAAAATGCACTAAACAACATCTAA